The sequence below is a genomic window from Flavobacterium lipolyticum.
GTCGCTTCCTGATGTGCTAAAATCTGACTTATTAAAGTCTCTTTTTTAACGCCATTAAACTTTATAGTTTTAGCTAACTTAGCTATTTCTTGAAGCTCAGAAAGCTTCATTTCTTTTAATGCAGAAATATCAAACATGAATGTTCTATGAATTTAATTATTTTAACGGAAATATTGTAAAAAGAATAGGTAGATATTTTTTTTCGATTGACCGCAGTATGAAGTGCTTACGGTATTATGATGCAATAATACGAATAAAATTTAATCATACAATAGTATTTTAAAAAAAGAAAATATATTTTTGTAAAACAATTTTAGACCATGATACAACGAATTCAGACTGTATATTTAATTCTTACCTTTTTAATCACGGGGGTATTACTGTTTTTTACTCCGCTTTGGACCTTAAATAATGGTAAGCCTTTTTACTTTATGCAGGATAAGTTTTACACGATATTATTAGGTCTGAGTACAATGCTTACGATCATTAGTATCATTTCATACAAAAAAAGACAAAATCAGTTTGTAATGGGCAGGCTGAACATAATATTAAATTTAATTTTATTGGGATTATTTGTATATCGTTCTCTAAATTTATCTGGAGATACTACTACCATTGTATCAGAGAAAGGTATTGGGATGTTTCTACCTATTGTTGCTATCGTATTATTAGTATTAGCTAATAAGGCCATCAAAAAGGATGAAGATCTTGTAAAATCTGTAGACCGTTTGAGGTAAACCTATAAACTTAAATTTTTTGTGCGAAGAGAACCCGAATTTTAAATTCGGGTTTTTTTGTGCTCTAAATTTTCTGTAATTTCCTGCATGACAGTCAAAACAAACCTAAAAAAAAACTTTGTAAGATATTTTTTCATTTATTTGCATATCAGTTCCCCGAATAATTATGAAAGATAAAATAAGAATACACCTGGCCGATGATCATCAGGTACTTATTGATGGCCTTAGCAACTTATTGCAGACGGTTGAAAATTTTGAAGTAGTAGGCAAATCATACGATGGCAATACTGTTTATGACGATATTACACTAAACAATCCCGATATCCTGATTCTGGACATTAGTATGCCTAAAAAAGACGGGATCGAGGTAGTTAAAGAACTTCAGCAAAAAAATGTACCCTGTAAAATCATCATTCTCTCCAGCTACGACGATCTGAAAATTATTAAAGAAGTGATGAAACTGGGGGTAAAAGGCTATCTCACAAAAAAATGCGCGGGAGAAAATATTATAGAAGCTGTAGAAGCCGTTTATCAGGGACAAGAATATTATTGTGATGCCGTTAGAGAAAAAATCTTTAATATTTTCTCTCATAACAATCCAAAGCTCAATAAAAATATCAAAGTAGACAACCCAATTCTAAGCGCCCGTGAAATCGAAATCATCACTTTAATTGCATTGGAATACAGTGGAAAAGAAATTGGCGAACAGCTCTTTATCAGTACAAACACGGTCGAAACACACCGAAAAAACATCATGAAGAAACTGCAGATAAAAGGCTCTATTGGCTTGGTAAAATATGCCCTGAAAAATAATTTGATAAATTCCTGATCATTCTCAGAAAACACCTGTTACTATGTCCTTTTTCAGATACTTTATATTTTTCCTTCTTTTAACCACTTTTAATAGCTATCCTACTGTTGCTCAGAAAAAAACAGTTACAGAAAACAACACTGATGCAATTGTCGGCAACACAAAAAAAAACAATACTTATCTTCCTGAAAAAATAAGAAACAAACAAATAATAAGTTTATCAATCGTGATGATAATCCTCTTGTTCTTTTTATTTTATTTTTTCTACCAAAACAACAAACTAAGACAAAAAATTAAACGGAAAGATGCCAAGCAAAAAATATTACTAAATGTAATTAATGCCGGCATTGACAGCCAGGAAGTTGAACGTAAAAAAATCGCCTCATTTTTACATGACAACATTAATTCTTTATTATCTTCTGTTGGACTGCATTTAAAAACTTTCACAACACAAAACGATATAAAATCGGACGAAATTCAGAAAGCAAAATCTATTCTACAGGAAGCACACGATCTTTTACGAGATATGTCACACGACTTGGTCCCTACACTTCTGGTTCGTTTTGGGTTAATTTATGCTTTGGAAGATCTATGCGAAAGAAACTCGAATTCTCACATAAGTTTTAAATTTTCGAGCGCCATTTCAACTGAAAAAAGATACATCGAAAAATTTGAGATGAAGCTTTATTTTATTGTTTCGGAACTTTTCAATAACATTATAAAACACAGTGATGCCCAAAAAGCCAAGATTTTCCTATCCGAAAAAAACAATCAGTTTATCATTGTAATTCAGGACAACGGAAAGGGTTTTGAAACCGAAAGATTAAATAATGTTGAAGGTTTTGGACTTAACCGAATCAGGGCAAGAATCAAAAAATACAAAGGAAGTATCTCAATCACTTCAAAGGCAAACGAAGGAACCTCTATAAAAATCAAGGTTCCACTACCATTTTAAATCTGTTACTTTTTACCCATTTCAACTATTTCCAGATCCTTTATTTTATCACCGTCAATTACAAATCGCAACATTGTTCGAACCTGATGAAATCCGCTTTTTCCGGCCGCTCCGGGATTCATATGCAGCAGATTATTTTTTTTATCAAACATAACTTTTAGTATATGTGAATGCCCACAGATAAATAATTTAGGCGGATCCGACGCCATCTCTTCTCTTATATTGGGATTATACTTTCCCGGATATCCGCCAATATGTGTAATCCACACGGAAACATCCTCACATAAAAACCGATTGTGTAAAGGAAATTCTAATCTCGCCTGCGCATCGTCAATATTACCATATACACATCGCAGCGGCTTTAACTTTTTAATTGTATCCGTAACATTCAGATCACCAATGTCTCCAGCATGCCAGACTTCATCGGCCTGAGCTACATATTTTAAAATAGTATCGTCAATATGACTGTGCGTATCGGAAAGGAGAAGAATTTTTTTCATTCGAAGGTTCAAAGGTTCAAAGAAGCAAAGATACAAAGGTTTTTTTTAAAGGGACTAAGGTGCTACGGTTCTGAGATGCTGAGATACTGAGATGCTGAGATGCTGAGATACTGAGATACTGAGATGCTGAGATGCTGAAATACTGAGACACTTAGAAACCTCTGCTCCTTTGTACCTTTGTACCTTTGTACCTCCTAAACAAAAAAACTTAGCACCTTAGTATCTCAGAACCTTAGCACCTTTAAAAAACTTAACATCTTAGTATCTCAGAACCTTAACATCTTTTTTTAAAAAACCTTTGTACCTTTGTCCCTTAGAGCCTTTGTCCCTTAAAAAAACCTTTGCACCTTTACCTTGAGATATTTTATTCAATTTGCTTATAACGGAACTAATTATCATGGCTGGCAATTTCAGCCCAATGCTTCTTCTGTTCAGGAAACTTTAAACAAAGCACTATCCATTTTATTGAACACTCCCATAAACGTTATGGGTGCCGGAAGAACGGATACCGGAGTTCATGCGGAAGAGATGTATGGACATTTTGATATTGAAAGCCCGCTGGATATTCCAAATTTAATACACAAACTCAACTCCTATTTACCCAAAGACATTGCTGTTTTTAATATTCTTCTCGTTCACAATGACGCTCATTGCCGATTTGATGCTACTAAAAGAACCTACGAATACCACATCAACACGGTTAAAAACCCTTTTTTACAGGAATTGAGCTGGTATTTCAATCAAAAATTAGATGTAGATTTAATGAATGAAGCTGCAAAAATTCTACTGAATCATACCGACTTCCAATGCTTTTCAAAAGTAAATACCGATGTCAATACTTTTGATTGCACGATTTTTGAGGCGTATTGGAAACAAGAAAACAATAAACTAATTTTTACCATCTCGGCCAATCGTTTTCTTAGAAATATGGTTCGCTCAATTGTTGGAACACTAGTAAATATCGGCTTGTATAAAATTTCTCTAACTGATTTTGAAACAATCATCGCCAGCAAAAGCAGAGAAAAAGCCGGATTTTCGGTACCGGCACATGGATTGTATTTAACCGAAATTGACTACGATTACTTATCGCTGTAGGCCATAAGCCGTAAGCTGTAGGCTTTTGCCTAAAGCTTATTGCCTAAAGCTTAAAGCTTAAAAAAAATAAATGAAAGCAAAAGCATTTGATACTGGATTATTCAAACGAATCTTAAAATATACCAAACCCTATAAATGGCGCTACTACGGCGTTATTATTTTTGCTGTATCTCTTTCTATTTTTGCAGCCCTTCGCCCCTATTTGCTAAAACAAACGGTCGACGGCTATATCAAGACACACGACAAAGAAGGTTTACTTCTTTATATCCTTTTAATGGGAGCGGTTCTTTTAATGGAAGTTTTCTCTCAGTTCTATTTCGTCTATTGGGCCAATTGGCTTGGACAGGATATCGTAAAAGACATTCGTACCAAACTTTTTAAACACATATTAAGTTTTAGAATGAAGTACTTTGACCTCGTTCCGGTGGGACAATTGGTCACAAGATCCGTTTCAGATATTGAATCGATTGCCCGTATTTTTAGCCAGGGACTTTTTATGATCATTAGTGATTTAATGAAAATGCTTGTTGTCCTTATTTTCATGTTTTACATGAACTGGAAATTAACGTGGATCGTAGTCGTTGCCATGCCGATTCTGGTTTACATCACCCGAATATTCCAACGTAAAATGCAGGTCGCTTTCGAAGAAGTCCGCACGCAAATTGCCAATATGAACTCTTTTGTACAGGAACGTGTTACAGGAATGAAAATCGTACAGCTTTTCAATCGCGAACAAATTGAAGCTGATAATTTTAAAGAGATCAATAACAAACACAGAGTTGCCTGGATTAAAACTATTTTATACAACTCTATATTTTTCCCAATTGCCGATATTATCTCTTCTATTACGCTAGGAGTAGTTGTCGTTTATGGCGGATTCAAAATCCTGAACGGAGATCATTTTACAACTTTCGGGGATTTGTTTTCCTATACGATGTTTATCGGAATGCTGTTCAATCCATTACGCCAGATTGCAGATAAATTCAACGAGATGCAATTAGGAATGATTGCTGCCAATCGTGTTTTTGACATCATCGATACTCAGGATCATATTCAGGATACCGGAACAATTGAAGCTCCAATTTTTGAAGGAAGTATTGAATTTAAAGACGTCCGTTTCAGCTATATTCCGGAAGAAGAAGTTATAAAAGGAATTGATTTATCTGTCGCTTCAGGGCAAACTGTCGCTATTGTAGGCTCCACCGGAGCAGGAAAATCGACTATAATTAATTTACTGAATCGCTTTTACGAAATCAACAGCGGTACGATTTGCATTGACGGTCATAATATCGAAA
It includes:
- a CDS encoding DUF4293 domain-containing protein yields the protein MIQRIQTVYLILTFLITGVLLFFTPLWTLNNGKPFYFMQDKFYTILLGLSTMLTIISIISYKKRQNQFVMGRLNIILNLILLGLFVYRSLNLSGDTTTIVSEKGIGMFLPIVAIVLLVLANKAIKKDEDLVKSVDRLR
- a CDS encoding response regulator, which codes for MKDKIRIHLADDHQVLIDGLSNLLQTVENFEVVGKSYDGNTVYDDITLNNPDILILDISMPKKDGIEVVKELQQKNVPCKIIILSSYDDLKIIKEVMKLGVKGYLTKKCAGENIIEAVEAVYQGQEYYCDAVREKIFNIFSHNNPKLNKNIKVDNPILSAREIEIITLIALEYSGKEIGEQLFISTNTVETHRKNIMKKLQIKGSIGLVKYALKNNLINS
- a CDS encoding sensor histidine kinase, with amino-acid sequence MSFFRYFIFFLLLTTFNSYPTVAQKKTVTENNTDAIVGNTKKNNTYLPEKIRNKQIISLSIVMIILLFFLFYFFYQNNKLRQKIKRKDAKQKILLNVINAGIDSQEVERKKIASFLHDNINSLLSSVGLHLKTFTTQNDIKSDEIQKAKSILQEAHDLLRDMSHDLVPTLLVRFGLIYALEDLCERNSNSHISFKFSSAISTEKRYIEKFEMKLYFIVSELFNNIIKHSDAQKAKIFLSEKNNQFIIVIQDNGKGFETERLNNVEGFGLNRIRARIKKYKGSISITSKANEGTSIKIKVPLPF
- a CDS encoding metallophosphoesterase family protein, which produces MKKILLLSDTHSHIDDTILKYVAQADEVWHAGDIGDLNVTDTIKKLKPLRCVYGNIDDAQARLEFPLHNRFLCEDVSVWITHIGGYPGKYNPNIREEMASDPPKLFICGHSHILKVMFDKKNNLLHMNPGAAGKSGFHQVRTMLRFVIDGDKIKDLEIVEMGKK
- the truA gene encoding tRNA pseudouridine(38-40) synthase TruA codes for the protein MRYFIQFAYNGTNYHGWQFQPNASSVQETLNKALSILLNTPINVMGAGRTDTGVHAEEMYGHFDIESPLDIPNLIHKLNSYLPKDIAVFNILLVHNDAHCRFDATKRTYEYHINTVKNPFLQELSWYFNQKLDVDLMNEAAKILLNHTDFQCFSKVNTDVNTFDCTIFEAYWKQENNKLIFTISANRFLRNMVRSIVGTLVNIGLYKISLTDFETIIASKSREKAGFSVPAHGLYLTEIDYDYLSL
- a CDS encoding ABC transporter ATP-binding protein; translated protein: MKAKAFDTGLFKRILKYTKPYKWRYYGVIIFAVSLSIFAALRPYLLKQTVDGYIKTHDKEGLLLYILLMGAVLLMEVFSQFYFVYWANWLGQDIVKDIRTKLFKHILSFRMKYFDLVPVGQLVTRSVSDIESIARIFSQGLFMIISDLMKMLVVLIFMFYMNWKLTWIVVVAMPILVYITRIFQRKMQVAFEEVRTQIANMNSFVQERVTGMKIVQLFNREQIEADNFKEINNKHRVAWIKTILYNSIFFPIADIISSITLGVVVVYGGFKILNGDHFTTFGDLFSYTMFIGMLFNPLRQIADKFNEMQLGMIAANRVFDIIDTQDHIQDTGTIEAPIFEGSIEFKDVRFSYIPEEEVIKGIDLSVASGQTVAIVGSTGAGKSTIINLLNRFYEINSGTICIDGHNIENYTLASLRKQIAVVLQDVFLFADTIYNNITLHNPEITRDQVLEAAKKIGVHDFIMSLPDNYDFDVKERGVMLSSGQRQLIAFLRSYVSNPSILILDEATSSIDTYSEELIQRATETITKGRTSIIIAHRLATIVNADKIVVMDKGLIVEQGTHQELLLKTDGYYKNLYDSQFAVAN